Genomic segment of Candidatus Latescibacterota bacterium:
TCAGATCCATCTCAGCGACTTTGAAACCATCTGCAGTCGTGGAAAAATACTCAAGTCTTTCAGCTATCTTTGCGTCATCCGGCTTTCCTGTAAGGAGATAGCATTCACCCTCTTCCCCACCCCTTCCAACCCTTCCCCTGAGCTGGTGGAGTTGTGCCAGGCCAAATCGCTCCGGATGGTTTATAAGCAGCATCGAGGCATTCGGAATATCGACACCTACCTCTATCCCGGTAGTAGTCACGAGACCAAGGATCTCCCCTGAGCTGACCATATCGATAGCCCTCGATTTCTCCTCGAAACTCATCCTTCCATGTAACAATCCCAGCGGAAATTCCTTGAAATGTTCCTTCTGGAGGTGTTCAAACTCATCGACCGCCGCTTTGAGATCGCTCTTTTCACTCTCCTCGACAAGGGGATAGAGGAAAAATGCCTGCTTTCCAGCCATAAAACCCTTTCTCACCTTGTCATAGACCATCCCGGCCCCTCGCTCTCCAACGATCTCCGTACACACTCTCCTTTTTCCGAAAGGAAGTTCATCGATAACAGACAGGTCCAGATCACCGTATACGGTCTGGGCGAGCGATCTCGGAATGGGCGTGGCAGTCATTACGAGGAAATGAGGAATGAGTTCACCCTGGCCCAACCTGGCTCTCTGCTTCACACCAAACCGGTGTTGTTCGTCTATAACTGCCAGACCAAGCTGTCTGAAACCGATACCCTCCTGGATGAGAGCCTGCGTTCCTACAACGAGATCGATATCTCCTGACGCGATTTCGGAGTGTATCCTCTTCTTTTCCGACACGCTGAGAGATCCGATCAGCAGTTCGATCTTTACTGGAAGATCGGTGAAATACTGTTTCATCTTCCTGAAATGCTGCTGAGCAAGTATCTCAGTTGGGACCATCATCGCCGCCTGCAGCCCTCTGCCAACCGCCATCAGCATAGCTACCAGGCCTACAACGGTCTTCCCGCTGCCGACATCACCTTGTAAAAGCCTTGAAAGTCCCTTTTTCGATTCGACATCGGCACGTATCTCTCCGAGTACTTTCTCCTGGGAAGATGTCATCCTGAATGGCAATGAACCGATGAATCGATCGACCAGCTCATGTGGAGGATATATCTCGGGTCTCGGCTTGCCGCCGGCCAGCGTTTTCTTGCGGAGCATCACCAGAAGGTGGAGATAGAAGATCTCCTCGAATTTCAATCTCCTTCCAGCCTCCTCCAGAAACTCCCAGCTGTCAGGGTAGTGGATCTGTCGCAGAGCATGCCCCCTCGACATCATCCCTCCACTCTTCAGCATCTTCTCCGGCAGGTTCTCCTGAATTTCAGATCCGGCCTTATCCAGGGCAGCCTTGACTATTCTCCTCATCATCCTCTGGGATATACCAGCTGTAAGTGGATAGACAGGCACGACCCTCCCGGTATGCATAAGTTCATCACCTAGTTCTCCAGTGAGGACTTCGTATTCGGGAGCTACTATCTGCTTTTGCCCTCTGTAGATCCTGGACAACCCACTGGCTATGATCTTGTCTCCCTGTTTGAACTGCTTCTCCAGATATGGTTGATTGAAGAAGACCAGATTGATCACTCCCGATTCATCTCCAGCAGCCACGGTCAGGATCGACTTGCGCGAACCGAGCCTCCTCGAAGAGATCGCCAGCACCGTCCCCGCAAACACTCCATCCGCTCCAGGCCTGATCTCAGAGATCATCGCCAGGTTTCGCCTGTCATAGTATTTTCGGGGGAAATGGAGTATCAGATCCTCGACATTCTCTATACCAATCCTGGAAAGAAGGATCTGCCGCGCGGGTCCCACTCCCTTGACATATTGGCTGCTCTCGGTCAAAACACGTTTTCTTTCAAATTTTTTGTCCATAAATTACTTGCCAATCCCGAGGTTATCGTCTAGATTATAGAATCTTTTGTTAATAGGGAGAATAGCTATGAGTAGAGAATGCGCCATATGTGGAAAGAAACCGATGACCGGTAATAATGTCAGCCACGCAAATAACCGCAACAAACGTCGCTGGCTTCCAAATCTTCAGAAGATCCGTGTCGAAATCGACGGAAAGGCCAAAAAAGCACAGGTCTGCACCCAGTGTATCAAATCCGGTGCGGCCAAGAAGATTTTGTAGAGAGCTGTCTGAACAGGTCTCCTTTTCATGCATGTAACGGTCGGAGGACTTTTTCTCCGGCCTTTTTTTTCTACGGTCCGTCCTGATGACCGTTTGGTTCGACATCACTTCACCATCCCCTTATACCGCTTCAACAAAGTGTCATGGCTTGAGGGCCCCTCGATACGATACCATGGAAGGTCCCCATCAAGCCCTCTTTCTCTGTGAACCGAAGCTATATCCACTCCCGCCGATGACAGCGCCATTTTCCAGGATATCCCGCCTGAAGCGTATTCGATAAGTGCCCGACCAGCCCTCTGGTCGCCAAGTGACAGAAAAGCCTGCCTGAGCGACGAGCGTATCGATTTCGTCTTCACTCTCATCCCTGCTTTTCGGCAGACTGACGACAGGCCCTTAAGTCGGCTCCTGATCACCTGGATATCCGGCATTGCAAAGAACTGCAGGGGAGTCCAGGGCTTCGGAACCATCGTATTGATGTGCACTGAAAATGATGCTCCAGGGGCGGCTGTAGAGAGCCTCTCAAGAAATCCGCCTGTCGACTGGTATATCCCATCATCTTCTCCCGGAATCCCTGTCATCAGATACAGACTGATCCGCCTTACTCCGCTCTCAGCGAGTAGAGCTGCAGCATCGATATATACTTCGTCGACTGTCCTTTTCCCTATCAGGAAGCGAATTGATTCGTCTCCAGTCTCCGGAGCCAGACTGGCGCTTCTAACGCCTGCATCAGACAGGATTCTCACGGTTTTTCGATCTATCCCCTCGGCGCTGAGCGAACTGAGCCCTATCTTTATATCCCTCTCTTTGAAAATATCAATAAGCTCTTCGAACTGGGGATGGGATGTAATAGCTGTGCTGACAAGGCCGACTTTCGAAGTATTTACCAGTGATTCATCGAGTGCTTTTACGATAGATGCGAGAGATGCCGGTCTATGGGGCCTGTAGATAGAAGTTGCCAGGCAGAATCCGCAGACGCCCGGACATCCCCTTCCTGTTTCGAAAAGCATTGTATCTGGAAAAACCGTTTT
This window contains:
- the recG gene encoding ATP-dependent DNA helicase RecG, whose product is MDKKFERKRVLTESSQYVKGVGPARQILLSRIGIENVEDLILHFPRKYYDRRNLAMISEIRPGADGVFAGTVLAISSRRLGSRKSILTVAAGDESGVINLVFFNQPYLEKQFKQGDKIIASGLSRIYRGQKQIVAPEYEVLTGELGDELMHTGRVVPVYPLTAGISQRMMRRIVKAALDKAGSEIQENLPEKMLKSGGMMSRGHALRQIHYPDSWEFLEEAGRRLKFEEIFYLHLLVMLRKKTLAGGKPRPEIYPPHELVDRFIGSLPFRMTSSQEKVLGEIRADVESKKGLSRLLQGDVGSGKTVVGLVAMLMAVGRGLQAAMMVPTEILAQQHFRKMKQYFTDLPVKIELLIGSLSVSEKKRIHSEIASGDIDLVVGTQALIQEGIGFRQLGLAVIDEQHRFGVKQRARLGQGELIPHFLVMTATPIPRSLAQTVYGDLDLSVIDELPFGKRRVCTEIVGERGAGMVYDKVRKGFMAGKQAFFLYPLVEESEKSDLKAAVDEFEHLQKEHFKEFPLGLLHGRMSFEEKSRAIDMVSSGEILGLVTTTGIEVGVDIPNASMLLINHPERFGLAQLHQLRGRVGRGGEEGECYLLTGKPDDAKIAERLEYFSTTADGFKVAEMDL
- the rpmB gene encoding 50S ribosomal protein L28; protein product: MSRECAICGKKPMTGNNVSHANNRNKRRWLPNLQKIRVEIDGKAKKAQVCTQCIKSGAAKKIL
- a CDS encoding B12-binding domain-containing radical SAM protein, with the translated sequence MNPFPSRKDMADLPDETYLERFPVPPRGAPALFVGYPSTYSVAMSNLGFHFIFAEASRSGEFSVDRFFSDTAPFTFKTGKRLGEADVLFISVSYEEDYINLVRMMTGSAIELSREKRRGKPLIIVGGAAISANPLPLSEMIDVAVIGEGERTTAHILEILSGDGAGEYEDVIEKLSGEDGVFIPGIDSRAMFKKEKTRDVFPHSVILTGKTVFPDTMLFETGRGCPGVCGFCLATSIYRPHRPASLASIVKALDESLVNTSKVGLVSTAITSHPQFEELIDIFKERDIKIGLSSLSAEGIDRKTVRILSDAGVRSASLAPETGDESIRFLIGKRTVDEVYIDAAALLAESGVRRISLYLMTGIPGEDDGIYQSTGGFLERLSTAAPGASFSVHINTMVPKPWTPLQFFAMPDIQVIRSRLKGLSSVCRKAGMRVKTKSIRSSLRQAFLSLGDQRAGRALIEYASGGISWKMALSSAGVDIASVHRERGLDGDLPWYRIEGPSSHDTLLKRYKGMVK